In Planococcus sp. MB-3u-03, the DNA window CATTTCTGAAAAATCGGTTCTTCCGGCGTCGCGGTTTTCAACCGTTCGCCGATTTCGTAATAAAGCCAATAGCACGGAAGCAAGGCTGCAAGCACATCTGCAAGATCGCCTTCTGCCGAACGGTACATATGCGAAACGTAAGCATAGGCGTGTGGCGACGGTTCGAATAGTTTCCAATCTTCCTCTGTTACCCCGAGCAATTCCATAAACGATTCATGAAGCGCGAGTTCCGCGGCGCAGGTCTGTTCTGCGTGATGCGCAAAGGATTGCGTCGTTTTCAAATCTTTGGCTTTTGTGGCACCGATCGCCTGTACTTTCGCGAAATGGGTTAGGTAATAGGCATCTTGCATGACGTAGAATTTAAAAACATCGAGCGGCAAATCGCCTTTCGCGATGCCTTTCACAAACGGGTGTTCAAAACTGGCGTCCCATAAATCTGTGCATTCCAACCGGACTTCTTTACAAAATGTCATGTCGCTCTCTCCTTTTTTGGGCAAAATAAAACACCGCTTCCCAGGTAAGGAAGCGGCGATAAAGGTCAGCTGAAGAAATTGGAGAAAAGCTCACAATTCGCCC includes these proteins:
- the tenA gene encoding thiaminase II; translated protein: MTFCKEVRLECTDLWDASFEHPFVKGIAKGDLPLDVFKFYVMQDAYYLTHFAKVQAIGATKAKDLKTTQSFAHHAEQTCAAELALHESFMELLGVTEEDWKLFEPSPHAYAYVSHMYRSAEGDLADVLAALLPCYWLYYEIGERLKTATPEEPIFQKWIGTYGSEWFGELVNEQINRMDHLAEGLPEERRKELKTRFMRSSYYEWQFWQQAWTMETWELPAKKESVRHA